One Leisingera caerulea DSM 24564 genomic window carries:
- a CDS encoding GlxA family transcriptional regulator, protein MQDNRFLPKGAATVRFDSDAPPKKFHFLLLPKTTMLAFSAAIEPLRIANQLTQKALFEWHALSPDGLPVTCSNGIPIQVDSGLVDLDRNASLFVCAGTEPAQSYDSRVVSWISRQKAHGASVGSICTGAFALAATGVLTGRRFTLHWENAPGFVELFPCLKPSGNFYESDRGLYTCGGGHAATDMMLEIIEAHCGAHLASCVADMCLHKRPGAGMSRQISPVSSMLGCRNQNLIRAVRLMQANLEEPLDMDRIASALAVSRRQLERLFQKYVGQSPWQFYFGLRLERAFSLLNETDLSVREVAMASGFENASYFSRQFKRKFDRSPHSFRKSWSLSSCAP, encoded by the coding sequence ATGCAAGACAACCGCTTCCTTCCGAAAGGCGCTGCCACTGTACGCTTCGACAGCGACGCGCCACCGAAGAAATTCCATTTTCTTCTGCTGCCCAAAACTACGATGCTGGCCTTCAGCGCCGCAATCGAACCGCTGCGGATTGCCAATCAGCTAACGCAGAAGGCGCTTTTTGAATGGCATGCGCTCAGCCCGGATGGCCTTCCGGTAACCTGCTCGAACGGCATTCCGATACAGGTTGATTCCGGGCTGGTCGACCTGGACCGCAACGCTTCGCTCTTTGTCTGTGCAGGGACGGAGCCAGCGCAATCCTATGACAGCCGGGTTGTCAGCTGGATCAGTCGCCAGAAAGCGCATGGTGCAAGCGTTGGAAGCATCTGCACCGGCGCCTTTGCTTTGGCGGCAACAGGTGTTCTGACCGGGCGGCGGTTTACTCTGCATTGGGAAAATGCCCCGGGTTTTGTCGAGCTGTTTCCTTGTCTCAAGCCGTCCGGCAACTTCTATGAATCCGACCGCGGGCTTTACACCTGTGGTGGTGGCCATGCCGCAACAGACATGATGCTTGAAATCATTGAGGCCCACTGCGGGGCCCACCTTGCTTCCTGCGTTGCCGACATGTGCCTGCACAAACGCCCGGGAGCAGGCATGTCGCGGCAGATTTCGCCGGTGTCATCAATGCTTGGCTGCCGCAATCAGAATCTGATCCGGGCCGTGCGCTTGATGCAGGCGAACCTGGAAGAGCCGCTGGACATGGATAGAATTGCCAGTGCGCTGGCTGTCTCTCGCCGCCAACTGGAGCGCCTGTTCCAGAAATATGTCGGGCAGTCTCCCTGGCAGTTCTACTTCGGCCTGCGGCTGGAGCGGGCCTTTTCCTTGCTGAACGAAACCGACCTAAGCGTGCGCGAGGTCGCCATGGCCTCAGGCTTTGAAAATGCCTCGTACTTCTCCAGGCAATTCAAGCGTAAGTTTGACCGTTCACCGCACAGTTTCCGCAAATCCTGGTCGCTTAGCAGCTGCGCGCCATAA
- a CDS encoding creatininase: protein MKNASVFAAELPWPEYKSRVTGGSTPILIPIGSMEQHGHHMPMHVDVLLPTEFARRAASETGSLVAPPFTYGYKSHQKSGGGNFFPGTTSLDGSSLVNALKDVIKEFARHGNRQICLVNGHFENSWFIVEGIDLALRELRWDGITDMKIVVLSYWDFVGDDSIAKLYPDGFLGWDIEHGGVLETSLMLKLYPDLVWLQDAIDHPPAEFPPYDVYPPHEDWTPSTGTLSSPKDASAEKGELLLNVCTAGIVKALRKEFGERSPASAAATAAQ from the coding sequence ATGAAGAACGCTTCAGTTTTTGCCGCCGAGCTGCCTTGGCCGGAGTATAAATCGCGCGTCACAGGTGGCAGCACCCCCATTCTGATCCCGATCGGATCGATGGAACAGCACGGGCATCACATGCCAATGCATGTAGACGTACTGCTGCCGACCGAGTTTGCCCGCAGGGCTGCGTCAGAAACCGGCAGCCTTGTCGCCCCGCCCTTTACCTATGGTTACAAATCACACCAGAAATCCGGAGGCGGGAACTTCTTTCCCGGCACTACTAGTCTGGATGGCAGCAGTCTGGTCAACGCACTGAAAGACGTGATCAAGGAATTCGCCCGCCACGGCAACCGCCAGATCTGCCTGGTGAACGGCCATTTTGAAAACTCCTGGTTCATCGTTGAGGGCATCGATCTGGCCCTGCGGGAACTGCGCTGGGACGGCATCACCGATATGAAAATTGTGGTGCTGTCCTACTGGGATTTTGTCGGCGATGACTCAATCGCCAAGCTCTACCCCGACGGCTTCCTGGGTTGGGACATCGAACACGGCGGTGTGTTGGAAACTTCGCTGATGCTCAAGCTTTACCCGGATTTGGTGTGGCTGCAGGACGCAATCGACCACCCGCCGGCCGAATTTCCGCCCTATGACGTCTACCCCCCGCACGAGGACTGGACACCCTCCACCGGCACCCTGTCCTCCCCCAAGGATGCCTCGGCGGAAAAGGGCGAGCTGCTTCTCAATGTCTGCACCGCAGGGATCGTCAAAGCGCTGCGGAAAGAATTCGGAGAACGCTCTCCGGCAAGCGCGGCGGCTACAGCTGCGCAATAA
- a CDS encoding LysR substrate-binding domain-containing protein, translated as MSRKFTNLQTDLLRTFVTAVDLGNYTETGQTLGRTQPAISLQIRRLEELSGCKLIVHQGKELTLTEDGHALIGFAREILRLNDSAVARLSRSSIQGVLRVGLPIDYAIGFFQEIISDFVSENPAVTLDIRCNWSRDLLSKLHADELDMTIAITDSMPAPYVSHYWSERPKWVCAKGFHFNPDEPLPLVLHPEGCVYRGRVIEALNGEGRKWRIAFESPGISALQNAVASGWGISALTTKTLLPGMRILTPDIGFPQLARIHVGLFYKHVRQSEAALKLIEQIAGGVGGFRKTLKPTSG; from the coding sequence ATGTCTCGAAAGTTCACGAACCTGCAAACTGACTTGCTGCGCACCTTTGTGACGGCAGTCGATCTAGGGAATTATACTGAAACCGGACAAACTCTTGGCCGGACCCAGCCGGCGATTTCCTTGCAAATTCGCCGCCTGGAAGAGCTCAGCGGCTGCAAACTGATCGTGCATCAGGGCAAGGAGCTGACGCTTACGGAAGATGGCCATGCTCTGATCGGGTTTGCCCGTGAAATACTGCGGCTGAACGACAGCGCTGTGGCTCGGCTGTCGCGTTCCAGCATTCAGGGCGTGCTGCGGGTCGGCCTGCCGATCGACTATGCAATCGGTTTCTTTCAGGAGATCATTTCGGACTTTGTTTCTGAAAACCCGGCCGTCACGCTGGACATTCGCTGCAATTGGAGCCGCGATCTTTTGAGTAAGCTGCATGCGGACGAGTTGGATATGACAATTGCCATTACCGACTCCATGCCGGCGCCATATGTCTCGCACTACTGGTCTGAACGTCCCAAATGGGTTTGCGCAAAGGGGTTTCATTTCAATCCGGATGAGCCGTTGCCGCTGGTTCTGCACCCGGAGGGATGCGTTTACAGGGGCCGGGTGATCGAAGCGCTGAATGGTGAAGGGCGCAAATGGCGGATCGCTTTTGAGAGCCCCGGCATCTCGGCACTGCAGAACGCGGTGGCCAGCGGCTGGGGCATTTCTGCCCTTACAACTAAGACCCTGCTCCCGGGCATGCGTATCCTGACACCGGACATCGGATTTCCGCAGCTGGCGCGAATACATGTCGGGTTGTTCTACAAACATGTGCGCCAGAGTGAGGCTGCACTGAAATTGATCGAACAGATAGCAGGAGGCGTTGGGGGCTTCCGTAAGACTCTGAAGCCGACGTCCGGGTAG
- a CDS encoding M24 family metallopeptidase — MSEDMLHVMEWHNGEKDFSPFSDQEMKRRQDELRGWMAKQNVDAALFTSYHCINYYSGWLYCYFGRKYGMVIDQKNATTISAGIDGGQPWRRSFGNNITYTDWRRDNFYRAVQELTKGAKRVGIEFDHVSLDYRQALQDALPDVEFVDVSGPSMWMRTIKSNEELKLIREGARICDVGGAAVANAVKAGVAEHEVAIAGTNAMIREIAASFPFVELMDTWTWFQSGINTDGAHNPVTNRIVQSGDILSLNTFPMIFGYYTALERTLFCDHVDDASLDIWKKNVAVHERGLELIKPGAKCKDIALELNEMYREWDLLKYRSFGYGHSFGVLSHYYGREAGVELREDIDTELKPGMVVSMEPMVMLPEGTPGAGGYREHDILIVGEDGAENITGFPYGPEHNIVGGKA, encoded by the coding sequence ATGTCTGAAGATATGCTCCACGTCATGGAATGGCACAATGGCGAGAAGGATTTTTCGCCATTCTCTGACCAGGAAATGAAACGCCGCCAGGACGAGCTGCGCGGCTGGATGGCAAAACAAAATGTCGATGCGGCGCTGTTCACTTCCTACCACTGCATCAACTATTATTCTGGCTGGCTGTACTGCTACTTCGGGCGCAAGTACGGTATGGTAATCGACCAGAAAAATGCGACCACGATTTCCGCGGGCATTGATGGCGGTCAGCCTTGGCGCCGCAGCTTCGGAAACAACATCACCTATACCGACTGGCGCCGCGACAATTTCTATCGGGCTGTGCAGGAGCTTACCAAGGGTGCTAAGCGTGTCGGTATCGAGTTCGACCACGTGTCGCTGGACTATCGCCAAGCGCTGCAGGATGCGCTGCCGGATGTGGAATTCGTCGATGTGTCTGGCCCCTCCATGTGGATGCGGACGATCAAATCCAATGAGGAGCTGAAACTGATCCGCGAAGGCGCGCGGATTTGTGATGTGGGCGGCGCAGCGGTGGCCAATGCGGTGAAGGCAGGTGTGGCCGAGCATGAAGTGGCAATTGCAGGAACCAATGCGATGATCCGTGAGATTGCAGCTTCGTTCCCCTTTGTTGAACTGATGGACACCTGGACCTGGTTCCAGTCCGGCATCAACACCGACGGCGCCCACAACCCCGTCACCAACCGAATTGTGCAGTCCGGCGATATCCTCAGCCTCAACACCTTTCCGATGATCTTTGGCTACTACACTGCGCTGGAGCGGACCTTGTTCTGCGACCATGTGGACGACGCCAGCCTGGACATCTGGAAAAAGAACGTCGCCGTGCATGAGCGCGGGCTGGAGCTGATCAAGCCCGGTGCAAAGTGCAAGGATATCGCGTTGGAGCTAAATGAGATGTACCGGGAGTGGGATCTGCTGAAGTACCGCTCATTCGGTTACGGTCACAGCTTTGGGGTGCTAAGCCACTATTACGGCCGCGAGGCCGGGGTCGAGCTGCGCGAGGATATCGATACCGAGCTGAAGCCCGGCATGGTGGTGTCGATGGAGCCAATGGTCATGCTGCCAGAAGGCACGCCGGGCGCAGGCGGCTATCGCGAGCATGACATTCTGATCGTAGGCGAAGACGGTGCCGAGAATATAACCGGATTCCCCTACGGCCCGGAGCACAACATTGTCGGCGGTAAGGCCTAA
- a CDS encoding polyamine ABC transporter substrate-binding protein, with amino-acid sequence MTAKLTHPTRRALLKSAAGAALATPFLSIRAAAETVNLSMLAWYGHAEPDVVGEFEELHNVKFTPKYYTGGDNMLGLIAQSPPGTYDVILSDAEYVQQLNAAGYIEELDPIDYAFDDFFPEFQQFPGHWKDGKLYSVITRFGFLGISYNADVLSESDAASYNVFGDSRLTGKLGHFDWHLPNLGQISLLNGNPNPFDLSDKAWQQVQDSTMALRGQVGGFFDYGGTFSSLKNGQMTAFAGIGDWITGVLEKNGANVRTAIPEEGGLQWTESFSIGKGSRNQEMARKWIQYITSPEGQAKSADMAAYPALIPNKKGWVVLNEANPAEAKRQNMVLGQHNAMDLIREDRIKYRQLPVQQSLEDWNDFWSDYKGA; translated from the coding sequence ATGACTGCCAAACTTACCCATCCCACCCGGCGGGCGCTGCTGAAGTCGGCCGCAGGCGCGGCCCTCGCAACCCCGTTTCTGTCTATCCGGGCCGCGGCCGAAACCGTGAATCTGTCGATGCTGGCGTGGTATGGCCATGCAGAGCCTGATGTCGTTGGCGAATTTGAAGAGCTGCACAATGTAAAGTTCACCCCGAAATACTACACCGGAGGCGACAACATGCTGGGCCTGATCGCCCAGTCGCCGCCGGGCACCTATGACGTCATCCTGTCCGACGCCGAATATGTTCAGCAGTTGAACGCGGCCGGATACATTGAGGAACTGGACCCAATCGACTATGCCTTTGATGACTTCTTCCCGGAGTTCCAGCAATTCCCGGGTCACTGGAAGGACGGCAAGCTCTACTCGGTGATCACCCGGTTTGGCTTCCTCGGCATATCCTATAACGCCGATGTGCTGAGCGAGAGCGATGCGGCCAGCTACAACGTCTTCGGCGACAGCCGCCTGACCGGCAAACTGGGCCACTTCGACTGGCACCTTCCAAACTTGGGGCAGATCAGCTTGCTGAACGGCAATCCCAATCCCTTCGACCTGAGTGACAAGGCTTGGCAGCAGGTGCAGGACAGCACCATGGCGCTGCGCGGCCAGGTGGGCGGATTCTTTGACTATGGCGGTACTTTCTCGTCGCTAAAGAACGGTCAGATGACCGCATTTGCGGGCATTGGCGACTGGATCACCGGCGTGCTCGAAAAAAACGGCGCCAATGTGCGCACCGCCATTCCGGAGGAAGGCGGCCTGCAGTGGACCGAGAGCTTCTCGATCGGCAAGGGCTCCCGCAACCAGGAGATGGCGCGCAAGTGGATTCAGTACATCACCTCGCCGGAAGGCCAGGCGAAATCGGCGGATATGGCGGCCTACCCGGCGCTGATCCCCAACAAGAAGGGCTGGGTCGTGCTGAATGAGGCGAACCCGGCCGAAGCCAAGAGGCAGAACATGGTGCTGGGCCAGCACAACGCCATGGACCTGATCCGCGAAGACCGCATCAAGTACCGCCAGCTGCCAGTGCAGCAAAGCCTCGAGGACTGGAACGACTTCTGGTCCGATTACAAAGGCGCCTAA
- a CDS encoding ABC transporter permease: MNTRPNLFSLTFSLPLLIWQLAFFLFPLAFLVALSFWTVRNFQMQPDFDTVNWVKIYSRSVFWDAYFRTLLLASASAVLISLTAFPASYAISFKLGENAKRWMIFVLIIPFFTSYLVRVYSLQVFLSDAGILNAFLGYFGLGPYPMLNNSFGTLTGYATLCLPLVILLQVFSLNFVNRDLVEAAHNMRCGRLRTVLEVIIPSAKAGLVIAGLFAFILSFGDFVSPLYLGGGNPPTLSIMITDITKSGQQWPRAAVVALTMIATLLTVAFAAIKFAYREAGK, from the coding sequence ATGAATACACGGCCGAATCTGTTTTCACTGACGTTCTCGCTGCCTCTACTTATCTGGCAGCTGGCCTTCTTTTTGTTTCCCCTGGCGTTTCTGGTGGCGCTCAGTTTCTGGACGGTGCGGAATTTTCAAATGCAGCCCGATTTTGACACTGTGAACTGGGTCAAGATCTATTCCCGCAGCGTGTTCTGGGATGCCTACTTTAGGACCCTGCTGCTGGCTTCTGCCAGTGCGGTGCTGATCAGCTTGACGGCTTTCCCGGCGTCTTATGCGATCTCGTTCAAACTGGGCGAAAATGCGAAACGCTGGATGATCTTCGTCCTGATCATCCCTTTCTTCACCAGCTATCTGGTCCGGGTCTATTCGCTGCAGGTTTTCCTGTCCGACGCGGGCATCCTTAATGCCTTCCTGGGTTACTTTGGCCTCGGCCCGTATCCGATGCTCAACAACAGCTTTGGCACCCTCACCGGTTATGCCACCCTGTGCCTGCCGCTGGTAATCCTGTTGCAGGTCTTCAGCCTGAATTTTGTGAACCGTGATCTGGTCGAGGCCGCCCACAACATGCGTTGCGGCCGCCTGCGGACAGTATTGGAAGTGATTATACCTTCCGCCAAAGCCGGTCTGGTGATCGCGGGTCTCTTCGCCTTCATCCTCAGCTTTGGCGACTTTGTGAGCCCCCTTTACCTGGGCGGAGGCAACCCGCCGACCCTTTCGATCATGATCACCGACATCACCAAATCCGGGCAGCAATGGCCGCGCGCCGCGGTAGTGGCTCTAACGATGATCGCCACACTCCTGACAGTAGCCTTTGCCGCCATCAAATTCGCTTACAGGGAGGCTGGAAAATGA